A genomic region of Streptomyces rimosus contains the following coding sequences:
- a CDS encoding alpha/beta hydrolase, which translates to MGLTSQSLEIMVVMLAVACVVLTVWQWPRLSRRGVPAVLGRLGSILVTQTAVLCSLALAVNSSFAFYSSWDELLGNTDDAPVAVGKGGVGPQYADAGSLRGGLVQPAGPQGLDRVNGLPMGAPEKVGKVESVRIVGHRTRVVNPAFVYLPPQYFQPQYRRQRFPVSVVISGYPGGIMNLAQHLRIPQTAGELIGEGRMQPTVLVMVRPTIAPPRDTECVDVPGGPQAESFFTRDLPEAVKAAYRVGHDPSAWGAFGYSSGGTCALLLALRNPGVYTSAVSLSGDYAVKDDLTTGSLFGSGAAAARREREHDLLWRLRNRPVPQVSALVASSRLGEPNYGDTLRFIQAAKPPMTIDSIILPRGSHQFSTWRREVAPALEWQGRQLTFPQDVESAHARPKRPGPGAVPSPSPSSPSGTAPRPAGEPPTAR; encoded by the coding sequence ATGGGGCTGACCAGCCAGTCGCTCGAAATCATGGTGGTCATGCTGGCCGTGGCCTGTGTGGTGCTGACGGTGTGGCAGTGGCCACGGCTGTCCCGGCGCGGGGTACCGGCCGTACTGGGCAGGCTCGGGTCCATCCTCGTCACGCAGACGGCCGTGCTGTGTTCGCTCGCGCTCGCCGTGAACTCCAGTTTCGCGTTCTACAGCAGCTGGGACGAGCTGCTGGGCAACACCGACGACGCTCCGGTGGCGGTCGGCAAGGGTGGGGTCGGTCCGCAGTACGCCGATGCCGGCAGTCTGCGGGGCGGGCTGGTCCAGCCCGCGGGGCCGCAGGGCCTGGACCGGGTGAACGGGCTGCCGATGGGGGCGCCGGAGAAGGTCGGCAAGGTCGAGTCCGTACGGATCGTCGGGCACCGTACCCGCGTCGTCAACCCGGCTTTCGTCTACCTGCCGCCGCAGTACTTCCAGCCCCAGTACCGCCGCCAGCGCTTCCCCGTCTCCGTCGTCATCAGCGGCTACCCGGGCGGCATCATGAACCTCGCCCAGCACCTCCGCATCCCGCAGACCGCGGGCGAGCTGATCGGGGAGGGCCGGATGCAGCCGACCGTCCTGGTGATGGTCCGGCCGACGATCGCGCCGCCGCGCGACACCGAGTGCGTGGATGTGCCGGGCGGGCCGCAGGCCGAGTCGTTCTTCACGCGCGATCTGCCGGAGGCCGTCAAGGCGGCGTACCGGGTCGGCCACGATCCCAGCGCCTGGGGCGCGTTCGGCTACTCCTCGGGCGGTACGTGTGCGCTACTGCTGGCCCTGCGCAACCCAGGCGTCTACACGTCTGCCGTATCGCTGTCCGGCGATTACGCGGTCAAGGACGACCTGACGACCGGAAGCCTGTTCGGCAGCGGCGCCGCGGCAGCGCGGCGCGAGCGCGAGCACGACCTGCTGTGGCGGCTGCGGAACCGGCCCGTGCCGCAGGTTTCCGCGCTGGTGGCCAGCAGCCGACTGGGGGAGCCGAACTACGGTGACACCCTGCGGTTCATCCAGGCCGCGAAGCCCCCGATGACGATCGACTCGATCATCCTGCCGCGCGGCAGCCACCAGTTCTCGACGTGGCGGCGGGAGGTGGCGCCGGCGCTGGAGTGGCAGGGGCGGCAGCTGACGTTCCCGCAGGATGTCGAGTCGGCGCACGCGCGGCCGAAGCGGCCGGGGCCGGGGGCCGTGCCGTCACCGTCGCCGTCGTCGCCATCGGGTACGGCACCCCGGCCCGCCGGAGAGCCCCCGACCGCCCGGTAA
- a CDS encoding ABC transporter permease, whose protein sequence is MTAPPDDCLARNDWICGDYLATRRHILLDAVLQHLHLTVVSVLLGLAIALPLALVARRWRWAVGPVLGLTTVLYTIPSLAMFSLLLPLYGLSATLVIVGLALYSLTLLVRNILAGLAGVPEEAKEAARGMGYGPLRQLLAVELPLAVPAAMAGLRIATVSAVALTTIGAIVGHGGLGNLIYAGMNSYFKAQVLTASVLCVVIAVAFDLLLLGLERLLTPWRRV, encoded by the coding sequence GTGACCGCCCCTCCGGACGACTGCCTGGCCCGCAACGACTGGATCTGCGGCGACTACCTCGCCACCCGCCGCCACATCCTCCTCGACGCCGTCCTCCAGCACCTGCACCTCACCGTGGTCTCCGTGCTGCTCGGCCTGGCGATCGCGCTGCCGCTGGCGCTGGTCGCGCGCCGGTGGCGGTGGGCCGTGGGGCCCGTGCTGGGCCTGACGACCGTGCTCTACACGATCCCGTCGCTGGCGATGTTCTCGCTGCTGCTGCCGCTGTACGGGCTGTCGGCCACGCTCGTCATCGTGGGGCTGGCGCTGTACTCGCTCACCCTCCTCGTACGGAACATCCTCGCGGGCCTGGCGGGCGTACCGGAGGAGGCGAAGGAGGCCGCCCGCGGCATGGGGTACGGGCCGCTGCGGCAGCTGCTCGCCGTCGAACTGCCGCTGGCGGTGCCCGCCGCGATGGCCGGGCTGCGTATCGCCACCGTCTCGGCCGTCGCGCTGACCACGATCGGCGCGATCGTCGGCCACGGCGGGCTGGGCAACCTGATCTACGCGGGGATGAACTCGTACTTCAAGGCGCAGGTGCTGACGGCGTCCGTCCTGTGCGTTGTGATCGCCGTCGCCTTCGACCTGCTGCTGCTCGGCCTGGAGCGGCTGCTGACGCCGTGGCGGCGCGTATGA
- a CDS encoding ABC transporter permease, giving the protein MSTLGDVWAWLSTGAHWAGENGVWHRFTEHLLLTVGCLLASCLIALPVAVTLGHLGRGGALAVNLANVGRAVPTFAVLVLLLLTPLGRHGDWPTFIALVLFALPPLLTNAYVGMRGVDRSVVEAARGMGMSGGQLVWRVEVPLALPLVLTGVRIAAVQLVATATLAALVGGGGLGRIITAGFNLASTPQVVAGAVIVAVFALLMEAVFEAAQRLGPAWVRGQAPGQGRKAGRGRAR; this is encoded by the coding sequence ATGAGCACGCTCGGGGACGTCTGGGCCTGGCTGAGTACGGGTGCGCACTGGGCCGGTGAGAACGGGGTCTGGCACCGGTTCACGGAACATCTGCTGCTGACTGTCGGCTGCCTGCTCGCCTCGTGCCTGATCGCGCTGCCCGTCGCCGTCACCCTCGGGCACCTCGGCCGCGGCGGCGCGCTGGCCGTCAACCTCGCCAATGTGGGCCGCGCCGTGCCCACCTTCGCCGTGCTGGTGCTGCTCCTGCTCACGCCGCTCGGGCGGCACGGGGACTGGCCGACGTTCATCGCGCTGGTGCTGTTCGCGCTACCGCCGCTGCTGACCAATGCGTACGTCGGGATGCGCGGGGTGGACCGGAGCGTGGTGGAGGCGGCGCGCGGGATGGGGATGTCCGGCGGGCAGCTGGTGTGGCGGGTCGAGGTGCCGCTGGCGCTGCCGCTGGTGCTGACGGGCGTACGGATCGCGGCGGTGCAGCTGGTCGCGACGGCGACGCTGGCCGCGCTGGTCGGCGGGGGCGGGCTCGGCCGGATCATCACCGCGGGGTTCAATCTGGCGAGCACACCGCAGGTGGTCGCGGGGGCGGTGATCGTGGCGGTGTTCGCGCTGCTGATGGAGGCGGTGTTCGAGGCCGCCCAGCGGCTGGGTCCGGCGTGGGTGCGGGGGCAGGCGCCCGGGCAGGGGCGGAAGGCCGGTCGGGGGCGGGCTCGGTGA
- a CDS encoding ABC transporter substrate-binding protein — protein sequence MARPTARARLAVRAGLTTRARLATSAGLTALLLTGCATGPSLENRGQVTAAPGDSRHLSIGSAGFTESELLAQMYAVLLRNAGYEANILTVGNRELYEPSLESGQIDVVPEYAATFADWLNAKTKGADADPVASPDLGTTMKVLRSLATPRGLTVLPPGRAVDQNAFAVAASYAKQHRLKTLSDLGRAKLPVRLAAGDECVQRPFCAPGLERTYGIDITAVDPKGVGTTPAKQAVQNGQDQMVLTTSTDATVEQFGLVFLEDDKKLQNADYVVPVVNRARAGSERVAAALGKLNSVLTTQDLADLNQRVDSWRRLPEDVARDYLRKKQLL from the coding sequence ATCGCCCGCCCCACGGCCCGCGCCCGCCTCGCGGTCCGCGCCGGACTCACAACCCGCGCCCGCCTCGCGACCAGTGCCGGACTCACCGCCCTCCTCCTCACCGGCTGTGCCACCGGCCCCTCCCTGGAGAACCGCGGCCAGGTCACCGCCGCGCCCGGCGACAGCCGTCACCTGTCCATCGGCTCGGCCGGCTTCACCGAGAGCGAGCTGCTGGCCCAGATGTACGCGGTGCTGCTCCGCAACGCCGGGTACGAGGCCAACATCCTGACCGTCGGGAACCGGGAGCTGTACGAACCGTCCCTGGAGAGCGGCCAGATCGACGTCGTACCGGAGTACGCGGCGACCTTCGCCGACTGGCTGAACGCCAAGACCAAGGGTGCGGACGCCGACCCGGTCGCCTCGCCGGACCTCGGCACGACCATGAAGGTGCTGCGGAGTCTGGCCACACCCCGCGGCCTGACGGTGCTGCCGCCGGGCCGGGCCGTCGACCAGAACGCGTTCGCCGTGGCCGCCTCGTACGCGAAGCAGCACCGCCTGAAGACCCTCAGCGACCTGGGGCGCGCCAAGCTGCCGGTACGGCTGGCGGCGGGTGACGAGTGTGTACAGCGGCCGTTCTGCGCGCCCGGCCTGGAGCGTACGTACGGGATCGACATCACGGCCGTCGACCCGAAGGGGGTGGGCACCACGCCCGCCAAGCAGGCCGTACAGAACGGGCAGGACCAGATGGTGCTGACGACCAGCACGGACGCGACGGTCGAGCAGTTCGGGCTGGTCTTCCTGGAGGACGACAAGAAGCTCCAGAACGCGGACTACGTCGTTCCGGTGGTCAACCGGGCCCGCGCGGGCAGCGAGCGGGTCGCCGCCGCGCTGGGCAAGCTCAACTCCGTACTGACGACGCAGGACCTGGCCGACCTCAACCAGCGGGTGGACAGCTGGCGGCGGCTCCCGGAGGACGTGGCACGGGACTACCTGCGCAAGAAGCAGCTTCTGTAG
- a CDS encoding ABC transporter ATP-binding protein encodes MIRFESVTKRYPDGTTAVDDLSFEVAEGELVTLVGPSGCGKTTTMKMVNRLIDPTSGRIFVEGRDIATTDPVRLRRRIGYVIQQTGLFPHRTVLDNTATVPHLLGRPRKQSRDRAAELLERVGLDPAVHGPRYPEQLSGGERQRVGVARALAADPPVLLMDEPFGAVDPVVRDRLQKEFLRLQATLHKTVLLVTHDIEEAIRLGDRIAVYGQGRIEQYDTPASVLGAPASPYVAEFVGSDRALKQLVVTGIDPGDLEHPPFARLGEPADQAADRLRAEGARWAVVLDEEGGLHGWVGTEEMTGARGNVAAHARRMEAWVPVSGSLKDAFSEMLKYDAGWIAVVDGTRFLGVLTPAKLHEALRRTIGADEQGVPREETRVDSVPTD; translated from the coding sequence ATGATCCGGTTCGAGTCCGTCACCAAGCGCTACCCGGACGGCACCACCGCCGTGGACGACCTCTCCTTCGAGGTGGCCGAGGGCGAGCTGGTGACGCTGGTCGGGCCGTCCGGCTGCGGCAAGACGACCACCATGAAGATGGTCAACCGGCTCATCGATCCGACCAGCGGCCGGATCTTCGTCGAGGGCCGGGACATCGCGACGACCGACCCCGTACGCCTGCGCCGCCGCATCGGCTACGTCATCCAGCAGACCGGCCTCTTCCCGCACCGCACCGTCCTGGACAACACCGCCACCGTTCCCCACCTGCTCGGCCGCCCGCGCAAGCAGTCCAGGGACCGCGCCGCCGAACTCCTGGAACGGGTCGGTCTGGACCCCGCCGTCCACGGGCCGCGCTATCCGGAGCAGCTGTCCGGCGGCGAGCGGCAGCGCGTCGGCGTGGCCCGCGCACTGGCCGCCGATCCGCCCGTCCTGCTGATGGACGAGCCGTTCGGCGCGGTGGACCCGGTCGTCCGCGACCGGCTCCAGAAGGAGTTCCTGCGGCTCCAGGCGACCCTGCACAAGACGGTGCTGCTGGTCACCCACGACATCGAGGAGGCGATCCGGCTGGGCGACCGGATCGCGGTCTACGGGCAGGGCCGGATCGAGCAGTACGACACGCCGGCGAGCGTGCTGGGCGCGCCCGCCTCCCCGTATGTGGCCGAGTTCGTCGGCAGCGACCGGGCGCTGAAGCAGCTCGTGGTCACCGGCATCGACCCCGGCGACCTGGAACACCCGCCCTTCGCCCGCCTCGGCGAACCGGCCGACCAGGCGGCGGACCGGCTGCGCGCCGAGGGCGCGCGCTGGGCCGTCGTCCTGGACGAGGAGGGCGGGCTGCACGGGTGGGTGGGTACGGAGGAGATGACCGGCGCGCGGGGGAACGTTGCGGCGCACGCGCGCCGGATGGAGGCGTGGGTACCGGTGAGCGGCTCCCTCAAGGACGCCTTCAGCGAGATGCTCAAGTACGACGCGGGCTGGATCGCCGTGGTGGACGGCACCCGCTTCCTGGGCGTCCTGACCCCCGCCAAGCTGCACGAGGCACTGCGACGCACGATCGGGGCGGACGAGCAGGGGGTGCCGCGGGAGGAGACGCGGGTGGATTCGGTGCCTACGGATTGA
- the ligD gene encoding non-homologous end-joining DNA ligase, which yields MSGKSGGADDTRTIKAGRRTVTVSRPGKVLFPDDGITKGDLADHYKAVARRAVPHLRDRPLMMERHPDGIGGKPLMQKNAPDYFPEWVRRSEQSKEGGTVTHVVCDDPATLVYLADQASVTVHRWLSREHRPDHPDLLIFDLDPAEGADFEDVRWAAHRVCELWDELKLPARLMTTGSRGLHVIAPLDAGSDFDSVRDFAHLAAGLLARRHPDRLTTEQRKAERKGRVYLDVQRNAYAQTAVAPYSVRAKPGAPVATPITRDELDDPDLTAQRWTVATIPDRLSASDPWSGLSWRGRSVRAARERLEDLKE from the coding sequence ATGAGCGGCAAGAGCGGCGGCGCGGACGACACACGCACCATCAAGGCGGGGCGGCGCACGGTCACGGTCAGCCGGCCCGGCAAGGTCCTCTTCCCGGACGACGGGATCACCAAGGGCGACCTGGCCGACCACTACAAGGCGGTCGCCCGGCGTGCGGTCCCCCATCTGCGCGACCGTCCGCTGATGATGGAACGGCACCCCGACGGCATCGGCGGCAAGCCCCTGATGCAGAAGAACGCGCCCGATTACTTTCCCGAATGGGTACGGCGTTCCGAGCAGTCCAAGGAGGGCGGCACGGTCACCCACGTCGTGTGCGACGACCCGGCGACCCTCGTCTACCTCGCCGACCAGGCCAGCGTCACCGTCCACCGCTGGCTCTCCCGCGAACACCGGCCCGACCACCCCGACCTGCTGATCTTCGACCTCGACCCGGCCGAGGGCGCGGACTTCGAGGACGTACGGTGGGCCGCCCACCGCGTCTGCGAGCTGTGGGACGAGCTGAAACTGCCCGCCCGCCTGATGACGACCGGCTCGCGCGGCCTGCACGTCATCGCCCCGCTGGACGCCGGCTCCGACTTCGACTCCGTACGCGACTTCGCCCATCTCGCCGCCGGACTCCTCGCCCGGCGCCACCCGGACCGGCTCACCACCGAACAGCGCAAGGCCGAGCGCAAGGGCCGCGTCTACCTGGACGTCCAGCGCAACGCGTACGCGCAGACGGCGGTGGCGCCCTATTCCGTACGGGCGAAGCCGGGCGCGCCGGTGGCCACCCCGATCACCCGCGACGAACTGGACGACCCGGACCTGACGGCCCAGCGGTGGACCGTGGCCACCATCCCCGACCGCCTTTCCGCATCCGACCCGTGGTCGGGGCTGTCGTGGCGCGGGCGGTCGGTACGGGCCGCGCGGGAGCGGCTGGAGGACCTCAAGGAGTAG
- a CDS encoding NADP-dependent oxidoreductase, which yields MRAVAVTAFGEQPQLMELPEPEPGPGEVLVRLSAAGVNPIDWKIADGLLKDTVRHSFPLVLGSDGAGEVVAVGTGVRRLSVGDAVFGQFQRPERGGGSYAEFAVADERAVAGAARAVTYATSAAVPTAGTTAYNLVEETRIGEGKRVLIVGGTGGVGVFATQLAAGRGAEVIATARQGLADLLTSLGAAETVDHTVGPVADQVLAAHPDGVDVLLDLVGGPVAFGEMTRTVRDGGTAVSTVGAADADVLTEHNLRGFNFHNRPSPQLLEILAGQLDAGRLTVIISDEVPLEDAPEALEGSRTGHTQGKTVISF from the coding sequence ATGAGGGCCGTAGCAGTCACCGCATTCGGCGAACAGCCTCAGCTCATGGAGCTGCCGGAGCCGGAGCCCGGCCCGGGCGAGGTCCTGGTGCGGCTGTCCGCCGCCGGGGTCAACCCCATCGACTGGAAGATCGCCGACGGTCTCCTCAAGGACACCGTGCGGCACTCCTTCCCGCTCGTGCTGGGCTCGGACGGCGCGGGCGAGGTGGTCGCCGTCGGCACCGGCGTGCGCCGCCTGTCGGTGGGGGACGCGGTGTTCGGGCAGTTCCAGCGGCCGGAGCGGGGCGGCGGTTCGTACGCGGAGTTCGCGGTGGCCGACGAGCGGGCGGTGGCGGGCGCGGCGCGCGCCGTCACGTACGCGACCTCCGCCGCCGTACCCACCGCCGGTACGACCGCCTACAACCTCGTGGAGGAGACCCGGATCGGCGAAGGCAAGCGCGTGCTGATCGTCGGCGGGACCGGCGGCGTCGGCGTCTTCGCCACCCAGCTCGCGGCCGGCCGCGGCGCCGAGGTGATCGCCACCGCCCGGCAGGGCCTGGCCGACCTGCTGACCAGCCTGGGAGCGGCCGAGACGGTGGACCACACGGTGGGCCCGGTGGCCGACCAGGTGCTGGCGGCCCATCCGGACGGCGTGGACGTGCTGCTCGACCTGGTCGGCGGTCCGGTCGCGTTCGGCGAGATGACCCGGACCGTACGGGACGGCGGTACGGCCGTCTCCACCGTCGGGGCCGCCGACGCCGACGTGCTGACCGAGCACAACCTGCGCGGCTTCAACTTCCACAACCGGCCCTCGCCGCAGCTGCTGGAGATCCTGGCCGGACAGCTGGACGCGGGACGGCTGACGGTGATCATCAGCGATGAGGTCCCGCTGGAGGACGCGCCGGAGGCGCTGGAGGGCAGCCGTACGGGACACACCCAGGGGAAGACGGTCATCAGCTTCTGA
- a CDS encoding cation diffusion facilitator family transporter: MTEHAHADATTSGHPPPTAHGPAPAHSDGRNDSHGHDHSHGHGHSHGPGGHSHALSPDADRRWLRAALALITAFMAVEVVIGFLARSLALISDAAHMLTDAASIVLALVAMRLAARPARGGYTYGLKRAEILSAQANGITLLVLSLWLGYEAVTRLVEPPEVTGGLVVITALAGIVVNVVAAWCISKANRSSLNVEGAYQHILTDLFGFIATAVAGAVVLFTGFARADAIASLVVVVLMLRAGTGLVRESGRIFMEAAPNGVDPDALGDHLVEADQVVEVHDLHIWEITSGEPALSAHILVAPGGDCHAVRRNLHDLLSRKYGITHATLQVDHVGEQPLPGEVLHIAAGPDDAALAAPHCEDTHGPVHRSGPHDH, from the coding sequence ATGACCGAGCACGCCCACGCCGACGCCACCACTTCCGGACACCCGCCGCCCACCGCGCACGGTCCCGCCCCTGCCCACTCGGACGGCCGGAACGATTCACACGGACACGACCACTCCCATGGACACGGCCACTCCCATGGGCCGGGGGGCCACTCCCACGCGCTGTCCCCTGACGCCGACCGCCGCTGGCTGCGGGCCGCGCTGGCGCTGATCACCGCGTTCATGGCCGTGGAGGTGGTGATCGGCTTTCTGGCGCGCTCCCTGGCGCTGATCTCCGACGCGGCCCACATGCTCACCGACGCGGCCTCGATCGTGCTCGCCCTCGTCGCGATGCGGCTGGCCGCCCGGCCCGCGCGCGGCGGCTACACCTACGGACTCAAGCGCGCGGAGATCCTGTCCGCGCAGGCCAACGGCATCACGCTGCTGGTGCTGTCCCTCTGGCTCGGGTACGAGGCCGTCACCCGCCTCGTGGAGCCGCCCGAGGTCACCGGCGGCCTGGTCGTGATCACCGCGCTCGCCGGGATCGTCGTCAACGTGGTGGCCGCCTGGTGCATCTCCAAGGCCAACCGCAGCAGCCTGAACGTCGAGGGCGCCTACCAGCACATCCTGACCGACCTGTTCGGCTTCATCGCCACCGCCGTGGCCGGCGCGGTGGTGCTGTTCACCGGCTTCGCGCGGGCCGACGCCATCGCCTCGCTCGTCGTGGTGGTGCTGATGCTGCGGGCGGGCACCGGTCTCGTACGCGAGTCCGGCCGGATCTTCATGGAGGCCGCGCCGAACGGCGTGGACCCGGACGCGCTGGGCGATCACCTCGTCGAGGCGGACCAGGTGGTGGAGGTCCACGACCTGCACATCTGGGAGATCACGTCCGGCGAGCCGGCCCTGTCCGCGCACATCCTGGTGGCCCCGGGCGGCGACTGCCACGCCGTACGCCGAAATCTGCACGACCTGCTGAGCCGGAAGTACGGCATCACCCACGCCACCCTCCAGGTCGACCACGTGGGCGAGCAGCCGCTGCCCGGCGAGGTGCTGCACATAGCGGCCGGGCCGGACGACGCGGCGCTCGCCGCTCCGCACTGCGAGGACACGCACGGGCCGGTCCACCGGTCGGGGCCGCACGATCACTGA
- a CDS encoding bifunctional cobalt-precorrin-7 (C(5))-methyltransferase/cobalt-precorrin-6B (C(15))-methyltransferase: MSPAPPAAPAPHTPDPVPAAGRVTVVGIGADGWEGLPAASQEALRGAGTLIGGARQLALLPAECAGERVPWPSPLRPAVPGLLAAHAGREVCVLASGDPMFHGIGRTLAEVLGEAGAAPPRVLPHPSSVSYACARLGWPVEDTEVVTLVGRPLAGLTAALHDGRRLLVLSAGAETPAQVAGLLCERGFGPTRMRVLEQLGGPRERQYEGTAEGWPPAASDPTDPLNVIALDCVRAPGALRLAAAPGLPDDAYEHDGQLTKRHIRAATLAALAPAPGELLWDVGGGSGSIGIEWMRTHRTCRAVAVERDAVRAERIARNADALGVPALRVVTGPAPQALAGLPTPDAVFIGGGLTAPGLLEACWAALPPGGRLVANTVTLESEALLADWYRRHGGDLVRLAVAHAVPVGGFTGWRQAMPVTQWSVTKTDAPSGPPPTPSAPGDAQ; the protein is encoded by the coding sequence GTGAGCCCCGCCCCGCCCGCAGCGCCCGCGCCGCACACACCGGATCCGGTCCCCGCCGCCGGCCGCGTCACCGTCGTCGGCATCGGTGCCGACGGGTGGGAGGGGCTGCCCGCGGCCTCCCAGGAGGCGCTGCGCGGCGCCGGGACGCTCATCGGCGGTGCGCGGCAGCTCGCTCTGCTGCCCGCCGAGTGCGCGGGCGAGCGTGTCCCGTGGCCGTCGCCGCTGCGGCCCGCCGTGCCGGGGCTGCTGGCCGCGCACGCCGGGCGTGAGGTGTGCGTCCTGGCCAGTGGCGATCCGATGTTCCACGGCATCGGGCGGACGCTGGCCGAGGTGCTCGGCGAGGCGGGCGCCGCGCCGCCGCGCGTGCTGCCGCACCCGTCCTCCGTCTCGTACGCGTGCGCCCGCCTCGGCTGGCCCGTCGAGGACACGGAGGTCGTCACCCTCGTGGGCCGCCCCCTCGCCGGGCTGACTGCCGCCCTGCACGACGGCCGCCGCCTGCTCGTCCTCTCCGCCGGTGCCGAAACGCCCGCGCAGGTCGCCGGCCTGCTGTGTGAGCGCGGTTTCGGGCCGACCCGCATGCGCGTACTGGAACAGCTCGGCGGCCCGCGCGAGCGGCAGTACGAGGGCACGGCGGAGGGCTGGCCGCCGGCCGCCTCCGACCCGACCGACCCGCTCAACGTCATCGCCCTGGACTGTGTCCGTGCCCCCGGCGCCCTCCGGCTCGCCGCCGCCCCCGGGCTGCCGGACGACGCGTACGAGCACGACGGCCAGCTGACCAAGCGCCATATCCGCGCCGCCACGCTCGCCGCGCTGGCCCCCGCGCCCGGCGAACTGCTGTGGGACGTCGGCGGCGGCTCCGGCTCCATCGGCATCGAGTGGATGCGGACGCACCGCACCTGCCGCGCCGTCGCCGTCGAGCGGGACGCCGTACGGGCCGAACGGATCGCCCGCAACGCGGACGCGCTCGGCGTACCGGCCCTGCGTGTGGTCACCGGCCCTGCGCCCCAAGCACTCGCCGGGCTCCCGACGCCCGATGCCGTGTTCATCGGCGGCGGTCTGACCGCGCCCGGCCTCCTGGAGGCGTGCTGGGCGGCGCTGCCGCCCGGCGGCCGGCTGGTCGCCAACACGGTGACGCTGGAGTCCGAGGCGCTGCTCGCCGACTGGTACCGGCGGCACGGCGGCGACCTCGTACGGCTCGCGGTGGCGCACGCCGTACCGGTGGGCGGCTTCACCGGGTGGCGGCAGGCGATGCCGGTGACGCAGTGGTCGGTGACGAAGACCGACGCCCCCTCTGGCCCTCCCCCCACCCCCTCAGCCCCAGGAGACGCACAGTGA
- the cobM gene encoding precorrin-4 C(11)-methyltransferase: MTVHFIGAGPGAADLITLRGARTLARCEVCLYAGSLVPRELLDECPPGARLIDTADLNLDQITAELVRAHEEGKDVARLHSGDPSVFSAVAEQMRRLDAAGVPYEVVPGVPAFAAAAAALKRELTVPTVGQTVVLTRIAQQATPMPEGEDLATLGRSRALLVLHLAARYVDRVVAELLPHYGADCPAAVVAMASRPDELVLRGTLSDIADQVKAAGVVRTAVIMVGRTLGASQFRDSHLYSTERERGCAAGTGGAEQAG; encoded by the coding sequence GTGACCGTCCACTTCATCGGCGCCGGACCGGGCGCCGCCGACCTGATCACGCTGCGCGGCGCCCGTACGCTCGCGCGCTGCGAGGTGTGCCTGTACGCGGGCAGCCTGGTGCCGCGCGAACTGCTCGACGAGTGCCCGCCCGGCGCGCGCCTGATCGACACCGCCGACCTGAACCTCGACCAGATCACCGCGGAACTGGTGCGCGCCCACGAGGAGGGCAAGGACGTGGCCCGGCTGCACTCCGGCGACCCGTCCGTCTTCAGCGCCGTCGCCGAGCAGATGCGCCGCCTGGACGCGGCGGGCGTGCCGTACGAGGTCGTCCCCGGCGTCCCGGCGTTCGCCGCCGCGGCGGCCGCCCTCAAGCGCGAACTGACCGTCCCCACCGTCGGCCAGACCGTCGTCCTGACCCGCATCGCCCAGCAGGCCACCCCGATGCCCGAGGGCGAGGACCTGGCCACGCTGGGCCGCAGCCGCGCCCTCCTGGTCCTGCATCTCGCCGCCCGCTACGTGGACCGGGTCGTCGCCGAACTCCTCCCGCACTACGGCGCCGACTGCCCCGCCGCGGTAGTCGCGATGGCCTCGCGCCCCGACGAACTGGTGCTGCGCGGCACGCTGTCCGACATCGCGGACCAGGTGAAGGCGGCGGGCGTGGTCCGTACGGCGGTCATCATGGTCGGCCGCACGCTGGGCGCCTCGCAGTTCCGGGACAGCCACCTGTACTCGACGGAGCGGGAGCGGGGATGCGCGGCGGGAACCGGCGGGGCCGAGCAGGCCGGATAA
- a CDS encoding cysteine hydrolase family protein: MSDSVRPGVSVSESGVRSVESGSGVRPAEALIVVDVQSAFFEGEEAVPHAAAVQERLEDLVGRARAAGALIVHLQNDGAPGTSDEPGTKGWELHLPVIPGPREVVIRKTEDDGFHETPLGDLLTGAGVRSLVVCGVMSEMCVLATARTALEREYRVVLPHDAHGTYDVPPAPGETDGVPAAMASRVAEWALGDEVEIVAYAKDVPFEGVSGPA, from the coding sequence ATGAGCGACAGCGTGCGTCCTGGGGTGAGCGTGAGCGAGAGCGGTGTGCGGTCCGTGGAGAGCGGGAGCGGTGTACGGCCCGCCGAGGCCTTGATCGTCGTCGACGTCCAGTCGGCCTTCTTCGAGGGCGAGGAGGCGGTACCGCACGCGGCGGCCGTCCAGGAGCGCCTTGAGGACCTGGTCGGCCGCGCCCGGGCCGCCGGCGCCTTGATCGTCCATCTCCAGAACGACGGCGCGCCCGGCACGTCCGACGAACCGGGCACCAAGGGCTGGGAGCTGCACCTGCCGGTCATCCCCGGCCCCCGCGAGGTCGTGATCCGCAAGACGGAGGACGACGGCTTCCATGAGACCCCGCTGGGCGACCTGCTCACCGGGGCCGGGGTGCGGTCCCTCGTCGTCTGCGGCGTGATGTCCGAGATGTGCGTACTGGCGACCGCGCGCACCGCCCTGGAACGGGAGTACCGCGTCGTCCTGCCGCACGACGCGCACGGTACGTACGACGTGCCGCCCGCGCCCGGCGAGACCGACGGCGTCCCGGCCGCGATGGCCTCGCGGGTGGCGGAATGGGCGCTGGGCGATGAGGTGGAGATCGTCGCGTATGCGAAGGACGTGCCGTTCGAAGGGGTGTCGGGCCCGGCCTAG